ATTCGACTTGGTTACCAGAAATAAAAAAATCTAACAATTCAGAAACTACTGACAGAGAAAAAAGAAGAGAAGATTCTCTAAAATTAGATTGTGATGTTTTAGTGCGAAAAGGAAGTGCAAAGCTCCAGAAAATCTTTGATCGTGTAGTTTACCCACATTTTATTCAGCAAACTCCTGAAGATGAACTACTAAAATCTTTAAGAGAAGCAGATAAAAATAACTTATAACCTAGTAGATACATTAATCTTCCCTAAGAGAAGATTTATAAAGTAAACATTAAGACATCGTGGGTGGGATTGAGGAACGAAACCTAACAATTTGATTCAATGTTGGGTTTCGTTCCTCAACCCAACCTACGTAATATCTGATGTTGGCAATTTAAGATTGACTTTCCGCGCTCGCAAACCCCCTAAGCCGTTAATTCCTAATCTGAACTGGCATAGCCAAATAAGTCATTTTCACACCACTGATAGGTGTAAAAATCACTGGTGTCAGATTTGAATTCAGTTGCATTTGAATTTCTGTAGAGGGCAATGCTTTTAAACCTTCCATCAGATACTTAATATTAAAAGCAATATCTATTTCCTCACCCAATATCTGTGCTGCTAAGGACTCTCTCCCACTCCCCACATCTTGAGCTTCACAAGATAAGGTAATTTCTTGCGCTTCACTGTCTATACTAACTTTAACTATATTATTCTTCTGGTCTGCCAATACCGCAATTCGCTCTAGGGTGCTCAGAAATTGTTTTCTATCTAAAGTTAATTCTCGCTCAAATTGTCGGGGGATAAGTTGACGGTAAGACGGATATTGTCCTTCCAAAGTACGGCTAGTCAAGCGTTGATTTTGCCATTCAAAAATAACTTGTCCTTGATCCAGGGACATAGCGATCGACTCATCTGATGATGCACTATGACCCAGCATCCGTTCGAGTTCTCGCAAAGCTCTAGCTGGTAGTGTTACCTCTAGGCTGGTTTCACTACTTGTATCTGAACTCTCATTTGTAGTTTGTACTACAGCTAAACGATGTCCGTCGGTAGCAGCAAATTCGAGCGAGTCTTGTTGAACTGTGAGATGAACTCCAGTCAGTACTTGTTTGGTTTCATCACTACTAGTTGCAAACAAAGAACCCTTCAATCCGTCAATTAATGCACTAGCAGTAATCTGAAGCAATCTGTCATTTTCGATCGCAGGTAGTTCTGGAAAATCTTCTGCTCCCATTGCTCTTACTTCATAACGCCCGCTTTTTGGCGTTAGGGATACAATTAAGCCTTCCCCGGTGATGTTATCTCCTTTAGCAGCTGATTCTTCCTCTAGAGTGATTTCTCCTTCCGGAAGACGAGCCGTAATATCATTCAACAACTTAGCAGGAATTGCAATTGCTCCCCCCTGCAATACCTCAGCTTTGAAACTAGTACGGATACCCAAGTTAAGGTCAAAAGCTGTGAGGCTGACTTGGTTTGTTTCCGCATCTGCTTGTAAAAGCACGTTAGCAAGTATCGGATGAGTCGGACGGGAAGGTACAGCGCGGCTTGTGAGTGAGAGGTTAGTACTGAGATCGCTTTGGGTGCAAACTAGTTTCATAGTCAAAATTGGCAAGTGTGTTGGATATCGTAACACCTTGTTGCGAATGTAAGGAGTGGTAAAAAAAGAAATTAATTTATTATTCAAATCCCCCACTTTTTAAGTATAAGGATTCACTGGTCACTGGTCACTGGTCACTGATTACTGGTCACTGTTGTGGATAACTTGTGGAAAACAGAGGGGAGTTTTCCACAGAGTAGTTATACTTAAAATA
This genomic interval from Scytonema hofmannii PCC 7110 contains the following:
- the dnaN gene encoding DNA polymerase III subunit beta, whose product is MKLVCTQSDLSTNLSLTSRAVPSRPTHPILANVLLQADAETNQVSLTAFDLNLGIRTSFKAEVLQGGAIAIPAKLLNDITARLPEGEITLEEESAAKGDNITGEGLIVSLTPKSGRYEVRAMGAEDFPELPAIENDRLLQITASALIDGLKGSLFATSSDETKQVLTGVHLTVQQDSLEFAATDGHRLAVVQTTNESSDTSSETSLEVTLPARALRELERMLGHSASSDESIAMSLDQGQVIFEWQNQRLTSRTLEGQYPSYRQLIPRQFERELTLDRKQFLSTLERIAVLADQKNNIVKVSIDSEAQEITLSCEAQDVGSGRESLAAQILGEEIDIAFNIKYLMEGLKALPSTEIQMQLNSNLTPVIFTPISGVKMTYLAMPVQIRN